In one window of Nodosilinea sp. PGN35 DNA:
- a CDS encoding CsbD family protein — MSIEDRAKATAKDLEGKVQEGAGKVTGDREAQAKGKAKQAESDVRHGVEDAKDNVKRAID, encoded by the coding sequence ATGTCTATTGAAGATAGAGCTAAAGCCACCGCAAAAGATCTAGAAGGCAAAGTTCAAGAAGGCGCTGGTAAAGTGACCGGCGATCGCGAAGCTCAGGCCAAAGGTAAGGCCAAGCAGGCTGAGTCTGATGTGCGTCACGGCGTGGAAGATGCCAAGGACAACGTCAAGCGCGCCATCGACTAG
- a CDS encoding Calvin cycle protein CP12: MSENIKERIEKEIAGARAACDASGGTSQECAAAWDAVEELQAEASHQRDKGTDKTSLEAYCDSNPEADECRVYDN; encoded by the coding sequence ATGAGCGAGAATATCAAAGAGCGCATTGAAAAAGAGATTGCAGGTGCCCGGGCCGCCTGCGACGCCTCCGGCGGCACCTCCCAGGAGTGCGCAGCCGCCTGGGATGCAGTGGAAGAGCTCCAGGCCGAGGCCTCTCACCAGCGCGACAAAGGCACCGACAAAACATCCCTGGAAGCCTACTGCGACAGTAACCCCGAAGCCGATGAGTGCCGGGTTTACGACAACTAG
- a CDS encoding Spx/MgsR family RNA polymerase-binding regulatory protein — MTLTVYGIPTCGTCKKARQWLDSHAIAYDFINTKEQPPSRATVAAWVEALGSRPMRNTSGQSYRALGDDKQTWGDPEWIDAFSRDAMLLKRPLFVKDGQAVLVGFRASEAELNEILNP; from the coding sequence ATGACGCTGACGGTCTACGGCATTCCCACCTGCGGCACCTGCAAAAAAGCCCGGCAGTGGCTAGACAGCCACGCCATTGCCTACGACTTTATCAACACCAAAGAACAGCCTCCCAGCCGGGCCACGGTTGCGGCCTGGGTAGAGGCCCTGGGCAGCAGGCCCATGCGCAATACCTCGGGGCAGTCCTACCGAGCTCTGGGCGACGATAAACAGACCTGGGGCGACCCCGAGTGGATTGACGCCTTTAGCCGCGATGCCATGCTGCTGAAACGACCTCTGTTTGTCAAAGACGGTCAGGCGGTACTGGTGGGGTTCCGAGCTAGTGAGGCAGAGCTCAACGAGATTTTAAACCCCTGA
- a CDS encoding FIST N-terminal domain-containing protein encodes MTDIPQLDYSAMEWANAVSTSPSLEGAVKDVVEQLKHRLTAAPDLGLVFISSSFTSEFARLLPLLHSLLPVPALVGCSGGGIVGMDAHGHPQELEDTPGLSLTLARLPGVSVQSFHLSSDDLPDLDSPPDAWAELIGVAPEANPQFILMADPFSSNVTDLLQGLDFAYPTGVKIGGLASVDGFNRHSGLFCDRTLHTEGIVGVALAGPLVLDTIVAQGCRPIGPVYRVDKAERNILLTLADPAGDSARPPLELLQELFETLPEGDRQLAQSSLFIGVAQNSFKLSLDPGDFLIRTLLGVDPKMGAIAVGDRLRPGQRVQFHLRDARTSATDLETLLQRYQQQSPASTAPAGALMFSCMGRGAGLYNQANFDSGLFAQYLPGLPLGGFFCGGEIGPVGQTTFLHGFTSVFGICRQP; translated from the coding sequence ATGACCGACATTCCCCAACTCGACTACTCTGCTATGGAGTGGGCCAATGCGGTTTCCACAAGTCCCTCCCTGGAGGGAGCGGTAAAAGACGTTGTGGAACAGCTCAAGCACCGACTGACGGCGGCCCCCGACCTGGGTCTGGTGTTTATTTCGTCCTCGTTTACCAGCGAGTTTGCCCGCCTGCTGCCCCTGCTGCACAGCCTGCTGCCGGTACCGGCCCTGGTGGGATGCAGCGGCGGCGGCATTGTGGGCATGGATGCCCACGGTCACCCCCAGGAACTGGAAGACACGCCGGGCCTAAGTCTGACGCTGGCGCGGCTGCCTGGGGTCTCGGTGCAGAGTTTTCATCTGTCGAGCGATGACCTGCCCGATCTGGACAGCCCTCCCGACGCCTGGGCCGAGCTGATTGGGGTAGCCCCAGAAGCCAACCCCCAGTTTATTTTGATGGCCGACCCGTTTTCGTCGAATGTGACCGATCTGCTGCAGGGGCTCGATTTTGCCTACCCCACGGGCGTAAAGATTGGCGGACTGGCCAGCGTGGACGGGTTCAATCGCCACAGCGGTCTGTTTTGCGATCGCACCCTGCACACCGAAGGCATTGTGGGGGTGGCCCTGGCCGGGCCGCTGGTGCTCGACACCATTGTGGCCCAGGGGTGCCGCCCCATCGGCCCCGTCTACCGGGTAGATAAGGCCGAACGCAACATTCTGCTCACCCTGGCTGACCCCGCCGGGGACTCGGCGCGCCCGCCCCTGGAGCTGCTGCAAGAGCTGTTTGAGACGCTGCCGGAGGGCGATCGCCAGCTGGCCCAGAGTTCTCTGTTCATCGGCGTGGCCCAAAACAGCTTTAAGCTCAGCCTCGACCCCGGCGACTTTCTAATTCGCACCCTGCTGGGGGTTGACCCTAAGATGGGGGCGATCGCCGTGGGCGATCGGCTGCGCCCTGGCCAGCGGGTGCAGTTTCACCTGCGCGATGCCCGCACCTCCGCCACCGATCTCGAAACCCTGCTGCAACGCTACCAGCAGCAGTCCCCCGCCTCCACGGCCCCAGCGGGAGCGCTGATGTTCTCCTGCATGGGGCGCGGGGCCGGGCTCTACAACCAGGCCAACTTTGACTCGGGCCTGTTTGCCCAATACCTGCCTGGGCTACCCCTGGGGGGATTTTTCTGCGGCGGCGAGATCGGCCCCGTGGGGCAGACGACGTTTCTGCACGGGTTTACGTCGGTGTTTGGCATTTGTCGGCAGCCGTAG
- a CDS encoding M15 family metallopeptidase, translated as MKPYQTVPICDRGEPLVPIPWDRFALVQPHPYQVLGAPYGDQSPYSLRAGVLAALIEAQHSLQGQRPGWRLQVFDAFRPLAVQRFMVEHTFLEQVQARGWQAEALTAAQRDAVMAEVVQFWAVPSDDPATPPPHSTGAAVDITLVTAADDPVDMGSPIDEVSPRSHPNHFAAAATARAQAVHAHRTLLNQVMESAGFRRHPNEWWHFSLGDQLWAWQRRQETGSDKFLAHYGRASVDLWVQ; from the coding sequence ATGAAGCCCTACCAAACAGTGCCCATTTGCGATCGCGGTGAACCACTGGTGCCGATCCCCTGGGATCGCTTTGCGCTGGTGCAGCCCCACCCCTACCAGGTGCTGGGGGCACCCTACGGCGACCAGTCGCCCTACTCCCTGCGGGCGGGGGTGCTCGCCGCGCTGATCGAGGCCCAGCACAGCCTGCAAGGGCAGCGCCCCGGCTGGCGGCTGCAAGTTTTCGACGCCTTTCGCCCCCTGGCGGTGCAGCGGTTTATGGTGGAGCACACCTTTTTAGAGCAAGTACAGGCGCGGGGCTGGCAGGCCGAGGCCCTGACGGCGGCCCAGCGCGACGCGGTGATGGCCGAGGTAGTTCAGTTTTGGGCCGTTCCCAGCGATGACCCGGCCACCCCGCCGCCCCACAGCACCGGGGCGGCGGTGGATATTACCCTGGTGACCGCAGCCGATGACCCGGTGGATATGGGGTCGCCCATCGATGAGGTCTCGCCGCGATCGCACCCCAACCACTTTGCCGCCGCCGCGACCGCCAGGGCCCAGGCGGTGCACGCCCACCGCACCCTGCTCAACCAGGTAATGGAGTCCGCCGGGTTTCGCCGTCACCCCAACGAGTGGTGGCACTTTTCGCTGGGCGATCAGCTGTGGGCCTGGCAGCGGCGGCAGGAAACCGGCAGCGACAAGTTTTTGGCCCACTATGGGCGAGCCTCGGTAGACTTGTGGGTACAGTGA